A part of Liolophura sinensis isolate JHLJ2023 chromosome 1, CUHK_Ljap_v2, whole genome shotgun sequence genomic DNA contains:
- the LOC135462496 gene encoding histone H1, orphon-like, which produces MVVAALKDLKERGGSSKIKILKYIVTNYKVGDEKTVNTHLKLTLKNGVQSGMLKQSKGTGASGSFKLGEAAKKAPAKPKKPVVKKPAARKPATKKTKSPKKVAKKPAAKKPKSPTKKVTKKTKSPKKGVKKPASKKSAKSPKKPATKKPAAKKPAAKKTTV; this is translated from the coding sequence ATGGTGGTAGCCGCTCTCAAGGACCTGAAAGAGAGAGGGGGATCTTCCAAAATCAAGATCTTGAAATACATCGTCACCAACTACAAAGTGGGAGACGAGAAGACCGTCAACACACACCTGAAGCTTACCCTGAAAAATGGCGTCCAGTCCGGAATGTTAAAACAGTCTAAGGGTACCGGGGCCTCAGGATCTTTCAAGCTGGGAGAAGCAGCCAAGAAAGCCCCAGCCAAGCCAAAGAAACCCGTCGTTAAAAAGCCAGCTGCCAGAAAGCCAGCCacgaagaaaacaaaatcaccGAAGAAAGTCGCAAAGAAACCAGCTGCCAAGAAACCCAAATCTCCGACCAAGAAAGTCACAAAGAAGACAAAATCTCCAAAGAAGGGTGTAAAGAAACCAGCATCGAAGAAGTCAGCGAAGTCCCCAAAGAAACCAGCAACTAAAAAGCCAGCAGCCAAAAAGCCAGCAGCAAAGAAAACAACTGTTTAA
- the LOC135462517 gene encoding late histone H1-like, which translates to MVVAALKDMKERGGSSRSKILKYIVTNYKVGDEKTVNTHLKLALKSGVKSGMLKQTKGTGATGSFKLGEVAKKAPANPKKPAVKKPAAKKPATKKTKSPKKVTKKPAAKKTKSPTKKVTKKTKSPKKVAKKPASKKPTKSPKKAATKKPEAKKPAAKKPAAKKTKA; encoded by the coding sequence ATGGTGGTAGCTGCTCTCAAGGACATGAAAGAGAGAGGTGGATCATCCAGGAGCAAGATCTTGAAGTACATCGTCACCAACTACAAAGTGGGAGACGAGAAGACCGTAAACACACACCTGAAGCTTGCTTTGAAAAGTGGCGTTAAGTCCGGTATGTTGAAACAGACTAAGGGTACCGGGGCCACAGGATCTTTCAAGCTGGGTGAAGTCGCCAAGAAAGCCCCGGCTAATCCAAAGAAACCTGCCGTCAAGAAACCAGCTGCCAAAAAGCCAGCAACTAAGAAGACAAAATCACCAAAGAAAGTCACAAAGAAACCAGCggccaagaaaacaaaatctccGACCAAGAAAGTCACGAAGAAGACGAAATCTCCCAAGAAGGTTGCCAAAAAGCCGGCCTCTAAAAAACCAACAAAGTCTCCGAAGAAAGCAGCGACTAAAAAGCCTGAAGCGAAGAAACCAGCAGCGAAAAAGCCAGCAGCCAAGAAGACAAAGGCTTGA
- the LOC135474117 gene encoding histone H3 — MARTKQTARKSTGGKAPRKQLATKAARKSAPATGGVKKPHRYRPGTVALREIRRYQKSTELLIRKLPFQRLVREIAQDFKTDLRFQSSAVMALQEASESYLVGLFEDTNLCAIHAKRVTIMPKDIQLARRIRGERA; from the coding sequence ATGGCCCGTACAAAGCAGACCGCCCGTAAATCTACAGGAGGTAAGGCTCCTCGAAAACAGCTGGCCACCAAGGCAGCCAGGAAGAGCGCCCCAGCCACAGGTGGTGTCAAGAAACCTCACAGATACAGGCCCGGAACAGTGGCTCTCCGTGAAATCCGTCGTTACCAGAAGAGCACTGAACTTCTCATCCGAAAACTGCCCTTCCAGCGTCTGGTGCGTGAAATCGCCCAGGATTTCAAGACGGACCTGCGTTTCCAGAGCTCTGCCGTGATGGCTCTACAAGAGGCCAGCGAATCTTACCTGGTGGGTTTATTTGAGGACACAAACCTGTGTGCCATCCACGCCAAACGTGTCACCATTATGCCCAAGGATATCCAACTGGCCAGACGTATCCGAGGAGAGAGAGCTTAA
- the LOC135474132 gene encoding histone H3 encodes MARTKQTARKSTGGKAPRKQLATKAARKSAPATGGVKKPHRYRPGTVALREIRRYQKSTELLIRKLPFQRLVREIAQDFKTDLRFQSSAVMALQEASESYLVGLFEDTNLCAIHAKRVTIMPKDIQLARRIRGERA; translated from the coding sequence ATGGCCCGTACAAAGCAGACCGCCAGGAAATCTACAGGAGGCAAGGCTCCTCGAAAACAGCTGGCCACAAAGGCAGCCAGGAAGAGCGCTCCAGCCACCGGTGGTGTCAAGAAACCTCACAGATACAGGCCCGGAACAGTGGCTCTCCGTGAAATCCGTCGTTACCAGAAGAGCACTGAACTTCTCATCCGAAAACTGCCCTTCCAGCGTCTGGTGCGTGAAATCGCCCAGGATTTCAAGACAGACCTGCGTTTCCAGAGCTCTGCCGTGATGGCTCTACAAGAGGCCAGCGAATCTTACCTGGTGGGTTTGTTTGAGGACACGAACCTGTGCGCCATCCATGCCAAACGTGTCACCATTATGCCCAAGGATATCCAATTGGCCAGACGTATCCGAGGAGAGAGAGCTTAA